A single genomic interval of Deltaproteobacteria bacterium harbors:
- a CDS encoding aldehyde dehydrogenase family protein, whose protein sequence is MQDVLKELGIAERSSGACFGPWIDHPSGAELVSVSPVDDRPLGRVQQAGRADYERIVEAAEEGFRRWRAWPAPKRGEVVRQIGEELRRAKAPLGRLVSLEMGKILAEGEGEVQEMIDICDFAVGLSRQLYGLSMHSERPLHRMYEQWHPLGPIGVISAFNFPVAVWAWNAAIAAVCGDSVIWKPSPKTPLTAVAVQQIVNRVLDRHGLQGVFCLAIGDLAEVGEPMLADGRIPLVSATGSTAMGRRVAQVVGARLGRTILELGGNNAVLVTASADLDLAVRAVLFGAVGTAGQRCTTTRRLLVERSVAQELTSRLLSAYAQVRVGNPLAPETMMGPLIDRDAVDRMLGAVDQIKSQGGEVLCGGGAATGMPGRCYVQPTLVRARPELPIVQHETFAPILYLIEADTVEELIAIQNDVPQGLSSAMFTRDLLSAERFLSCEGSDCGIANVNIGTSGAEIGGAFGGEKETGGGREAGSDSWKAYMRRQTTTINYGRDLPLAQGIRFGE, encoded by the coding sequence ATGCAGGACGTCCTCAAGGAACTCGGCATCGCAGAACGCAGCTCGGGCGCCTGTTTCGGCCCGTGGATCGATCACCCCTCCGGCGCGGAGCTCGTGTCGGTCTCCCCGGTGGACGACCGGCCGCTCGGCCGCGTGCAGCAGGCCGGGCGCGCAGACTACGAGCGGATCGTCGAGGCCGCGGAGGAGGGTTTCCGGCGGTGGCGTGCCTGGCCCGCCCCGAAGCGGGGCGAGGTGGTGCGACAGATCGGCGAGGAGCTCCGGCGCGCCAAGGCCCCCCTCGGCCGACTCGTGAGCCTGGAGATGGGGAAGATCCTCGCCGAGGGAGAGGGCGAGGTGCAGGAGATGATCGACATCTGCGACTTCGCGGTGGGCCTCTCGCGCCAGCTCTACGGCCTCTCGATGCACAGCGAGCGGCCGCTCCACCGCATGTACGAGCAGTGGCACCCGCTCGGCCCGATCGGTGTGATCAGCGCCTTCAACTTCCCCGTCGCGGTCTGGGCCTGGAACGCAGCCATCGCCGCGGTCTGCGGCGACTCGGTGATCTGGAAGCCCTCGCCCAAGACGCCGCTCACCGCCGTCGCCGTGCAGCAGATCGTGAACCGCGTGCTGGACCGTCACGGCCTCCAGGGGGTCTTCTGCCTGGCCATCGGGGACCTGGCGGAGGTCGGCGAACCCATGCTGGCCGACGGACGGATCCCGCTCGTCAGCGCCACCGGAAGCACCGCCATGGGGCGGCGCGTTGCGCAAGTAGTGGGAGCGCGCCTCGGGCGGACAATCCTCGAACTCGGCGGCAACAACGCCGTCCTCGTGACCGCGAGCGCCGACCTGGACCTCGCCGTGCGGGCCGTCCTCTTCGGGGCGGTGGGCACGGCGGGCCAGCGCTGCACGACCACGCGGAGGCTCCTCGTCGAGCGCTCCGTGGCGCAGGAGCTGACCTCGCGCCTCCTCTCGGCCTACGCGCAGGTTCGGGTGGGCAACCCGCTCGCGCCCGAGACGATGATGGGACCGCTCATCGACCGCGACGCGGTCGACCGGATGCTCGGGGCCGTGGACCAGATCAAGAGCCAGGGGGGAGAGGTCCTCTGCGGCGGCGGCGCGGCCACGGGGATGCCCGGCCGCTGCTACGTGCAGCCCACCCTCGTCCGCGCGCGTCCGGAGCTGCCGATCGTGCAGCACGAGACCTTCGCCCCGATCCTGTACCTCATCGAGGCGGACACGGTGGAGGAGCTCATCGCGATCCAGAACGACGTGCCGCAGGGTCTCTCGTCGGCCATGTTCACGCGCGACCTCCTCTCGGCGGAGCGCTTCCTCTCCTGCGAAGGCAGCGACTGCGGCATCGCGAACGTGAACATCGGCACGAGCGGGGCCGAGATCGGCGGCGCGTTCGGCGGCGAGAAGGAGACCGGCGGAGGGCGGGAAGCGGGCTCCGACTCGTGGAAGGCCTACATGCGTCGGCAGACCACGACGATCAACTACGGGCGGGACCTTCCGCTGGCTCAGGGCATCCGCTTCGGCGAGTGA
- a CDS encoding HEAT repeat domain-containing protein yields MRRRFLALVGLLYLAAPSASAAPPFPLHSAGVSVAADGTVRHAGAALGRLALPRCPCRLRVVRPTVQGHPLLHVVVEGQGPSRAELLYLLDASPERLFGDTTGPVGVDREWSRHLRVDARGVLLYQSREGVTRCDGVPVQLFPRLYDFATRRFRPVTIRPRLEGLPELRAVPERPPEAHGEPVNTFRFVAASTQLGDGRSAEQLVAPVELSDGRAETAWSEDLGDRGRGQFLTARRPSSPYALRALRLLPGDARDLRAFAAANRLQRVLLLLSPTERYRIVFPKDPLAAGGTRPHFVVLPRPTAATCATLLVEETYPGRLARAPGAGRTAISEVSFFTELEQKGGLAQVARDLAGSSAAHRDEALRVLATLGDRGVPLLGAALETARGEELRRLASVLGHLGRPAAAEPLVRALPRLPSAARREVLEQLAALGTAAVGPLTALVEDEAQPAHLRAEAAQPLGRLGGDATRQLLLRLAGRGPAVLRAAVTEGLAANRSGELALALLAAALAAPDGPRRADLVLAATRASPPDADGAVATRALATLWARSASFEVRYRILHALGRCDPLAPESLLRSAARDRDPVLRWTAVEQLARRRSAPVEPLLRAALSDPDPRVRAAAASGLGTRAPAREAGPALAALLDRERWSFVLRAVAEALGTQCGSAGAAALRRRMERGPPGLDELALSSWARCGASSVHDELLALARRRDLRPPVRARALALLPNAAAVARRDALLRLFRELRAEAPHSDAAEQVAGSAAAALGRAGGSDAAHALTDTLALDPHDALRTAAAHALGLLCDASSLDTLRRAARNDSAGPVRAAARTALRRCPR; encoded by the coding sequence ATGCGCCGGCGATTCCTCGCGCTGGTCGGGCTGCTCTACCTCGCGGCCCCTTCCGCCTCCGCGGCTCCCCCGTTCCCACTCCACTCGGCCGGCGTGAGCGTCGCCGCCGACGGCACGGTGCGGCACGCGGGCGCCGCGCTCGGCCGCCTCGCCCTGCCCAGGTGCCCCTGCCGGCTGCGCGTCGTAAGGCCCACGGTACAGGGACATCCGCTGCTCCACGTCGTGGTCGAGGGGCAGGGCCCGTCCCGTGCGGAGCTGCTCTACCTCCTCGACGCCTCGCCCGAACGACTCTTCGGCGACACCACCGGCCCCGTCGGCGTCGACCGCGAATGGTCTCGACACCTGCGCGTCGATGCCCGCGGCGTGCTCCTCTACCAGAGCCGCGAGGGCGTCACGCGCTGCGACGGTGTGCCCGTGCAGCTTTTCCCCCGGCTCTACGACTTCGCCACTCGCCGGTTCCGACCGGTGACGATTCGGCCGCGCCTCGAGGGGCTCCCCGAGCTCCGCGCCGTCCCCGAGCGGCCGCCCGAGGCGCACGGTGAGCCCGTGAACACCTTCCGCTTCGTCGCGGCCTCCACGCAGCTCGGCGACGGACGGTCCGCCGAGCAGCTCGTGGCACCGGTCGAGCTCTCCGACGGACGCGCCGAGACCGCGTGGAGCGAGGACCTGGGCGATCGCGGGCGCGGGCAGTTCCTCACCGCGCGCCGCCCCTCCTCCCCGTACGCCCTGCGGGCGCTGCGACTGCTGCCCGGCGACGCCCGGGACCTCCGGGCCTTCGCCGCGGCCAATCGACTCCAGCGGGTCCTCCTGCTCCTCTCCCCGACCGAGCGCTACCGGATCGTCTTTCCGAAGGACCCGCTCGCTGCCGGAGGCACGCGCCCGCACTTCGTCGTGCTGCCCAGGCCCACCGCCGCGACCTGCGCCACCCTGCTCGTCGAAGAGACCTACCCGGGCCGCCTCGCACGCGCGCCCGGCGCGGGGCGTACGGCCATCTCCGAGGTGAGCTTCTTTACCGAGCTCGAGCAGAAGGGGGGCCTCGCTCAGGTGGCCCGCGACCTCGCCGGGTCGAGCGCAGCGCACCGTGACGAGGCACTGCGCGTGCTGGCGACGCTCGGCGATCGCGGAGTCCCCCTCCTCGGCGCCGCCCTCGAGACGGCCCGCGGCGAGGAGCTCCGCCGGCTGGCCAGCGTGCTAGGGCATCTCGGCCGTCCGGCCGCCGCGGAACCGCTCGTCCGCGCTCTGCCGCGCCTCCCCTCCGCTGCGCGTCGTGAGGTGCTCGAGCAGCTGGCGGCTCTCGGGACCGCCGCCGTCGGACCGCTCACCGCGCTCGTCGAGGACGAGGCGCAGCCGGCTCACCTGCGCGCCGAGGCCGCCCAGCCTCTCGGACGCCTTGGCGGCGACGCGACCCGGCAGCTCCTGCTCCGCCTCGCGGGCCGCGGGCCCGCCGTGCTGCGCGCCGCGGTCACCGAGGGCCTCGCCGCCAACCGGTCGGGAGAGCTCGCCCTGGCTCTGCTGGCCGCAGCCCTCGCTGCCCCCGACGGGCCGCGCCGGGCCGACCTCGTCCTGGCCGCCACGCGCGCCTCGCCCCCCGACGCCGACGGTGCAGTGGCGACGCGAGCTCTCGCGACGCTGTGGGCGCGGAGCGCCTCCTTCGAGGTGCGCTACCGAATCCTTCACGCGCTCGGCCGCTGCGACCCCCTCGCGCCAGAGAGCCTGCTCCGCTCTGCGGCCCGAGATCGGGACCCAGTGCTGCGCTGGACCGCCGTCGAGCAGCTCGCGCGTCGCAGGAGCGCCCCCGTGGAGCCGCTCCTGCGGGCGGCTCTCTCCGACCCGGACCCCCGAGTGCGCGCCGCCGCCGCCAGCGGCCTCGGCACCCGAGCCCCCGCGCGCGAGGCGGGCCCGGCCCTCGCCGCGCTCCTCGACCGGGAACGCTGGAGCTTCGTACTGCGCGCGGTGGCGGAGGCCCTGGGCACGCAGTGCGGCTCGGCGGGCGCGGCCGCCCTTCGCCGCAGGATGGAGCGGGGCCCCCCAGGGCTGGACGAGCTGGCCCTCTCGAGCTGGGCGCGCTGCGGAGCCTCGAGCGTCCACGACGAGCTCCTCGCTCTGGCCCGACGTCGCGACCTCCGACCGCCGGTCCGCGCGCGAGCTCTGGCGCTCTTGCCGAACGCGGCGGCGGTCGCCCGCAGGGACGCCCTCCTTCGCCTCTTCAGAGAGCTCCGCGCGGAGGCCCCGCACTCCGACGCTGCGGAGCAGGTGGCCGGATCGGCGGCAGCGGCCCTGGGACGAGCCGGCGGCAGCGACGCAGCCCACGCGCTGACCGACACCCTGGCCCTCGACCCCCACGACGCGTTGCGCACGGCAGCGGCGCACGCCCTCGGGCTCCTGTGTGACGCGTCGAGCCTGGACACGCTCCGACGGGCCGCCCGCAATGACTCCGCGGGGCCCGTCCGCGCCGCCGCACGGACGGCGTTACGACGCTGCCCTCGGTGA
- a CDS encoding PEGA domain-containing protein: MVRSFLATAAALVALASSSTGGAAPARGPTGLQLQSTTTGAEVIVDGQLVGRVPLPEVVRLKPGKHTLKLVKPGYTQYLDVFTVTRGKVTTLDLDLLPVAGILEIQAQVSEAKVFVDGKFVGTTPLQTEVTMGKRALRVSKAGYYDFVGERQAIAGEVLRMTVRLKPLPVGTTPYQPAPPPPPKWYERWYVWAGAAGAATAATAIILGVTLSRGDRVDRFGPEHRWRAE, from the coding sequence ATGGTGCGGAGCTTCCTCGCAACCGCTGCGGCTCTGGTCGCGCTCGCGTCCTCCTCGACGGGCGGTGCGGCTCCCGCGCGCGGGCCCACGGGACTCCAGCTCCAGAGCACTACCACCGGCGCCGAGGTGATCGTGGACGGACAGCTCGTCGGTCGCGTCCCGCTCCCCGAGGTGGTGCGTCTGAAGCCGGGCAAGCACACGCTGAAGCTGGTCAAGCCGGGGTACACGCAGTACCTGGACGTCTTCACCGTGACGCGGGGAAAGGTGACCACGCTGGACCTGGACCTGCTGCCGGTGGCGGGGATCCTCGAGATCCAGGCCCAGGTGTCCGAGGCGAAGGTCTTCGTGGACGGCAAGTTCGTCGGGACCACGCCGCTGCAGACCGAGGTTACGATGGGTAAGCGCGCGCTCCGCGTCTCCAAGGCCGGCTACTACGACTTCGTCGGCGAGCGGCAGGCCATCGCCGGCGAGGTGCTGCGCATGACGGTGCGGCTGAAACCGCTTCCCGTCGGCACCACCCCCTACCAGCCCGCGCCTCCACCGCCGCCGAAATGGTACGAGCGGTGGTACGTCTGGGCCGGCGCCGCGGGGGCGGCCACCGCAGCGACGGCGATCATCCTCGGCGTGACGCTCTCGCGCGGGGACCGCGTGGATCGCTTCGGGCCCGAGCACCGCTGGCGCGCGGAATAG